The genomic interval GCCGAACGCCGCCAGCAGCGGACCGAAGACGACGCCGATGGTCACCTCGCCGAGGCCGCGATACGCGAGCCCCACGGGCCGCGCCGTGTAGAAAATCCCCGCCGTCGCGCCGGCCGCCGCATAGCCCAGGACCATCGGCCCGCGAAGCTGCGCGAGATACGCGAACACCGGCGCCGCCGCGACAAAGGCGAGCCAGCCCGCGTTGCGGATCGCGCGCGCGGAGAGCAATTCGTCCTGAATCACGCGCGTTCCGCCGGAAAAAGGCGTGCGCACGTCATTTTGGTCGTCCGTGCCGGAGAGATGATCGTAGTAATCGTTCAGAAGGTTGGCGCCCGCGTGAACCAGCCAGACGCCCGCGAGCGCGACGCCAAACGCCAGCGCGTCCAGGCGCCCGGCGATCTTCCATGCGACCATCACACCGATGCTGTACGGGATGAGGCTGACGATCAGGAAGCCGCGGAACAGGCCGATCGCACGCAGCCACGCCGCGACAAGCGACACCGGCGCCTCCTGGCTCATCGACTGCGTCACCATGCTCCCTCCCGACAAGCCGGACATCTTAGCGGCGAGCGGGGGAATGACAATGGAGATTTCAACGAGTTGTTGACTTGGCGCGCTAGCGGCGGGATACAGGTTTCATCGGTTACATTTCCGGGGGGTGGCGACTTGTCCGAAACGATATCGACGCGGGTCATTGTCCGCCGCGTGTTGCGTATGGCCGGGCCGGTTTTGTTTGTCCTCGCCGGGACGGCGTGTTTCAACAAGCTTACGGTTTCTCCGGACATGTGGGGTTCAACCGGGCCGGAGGAGCTCGCGTACCAGATCGAGGTGTTTCTGAATCGGCTCGAAAGCAACGCGGAAACGGACGCGTCGTCGTACGGCGCAACCGCGGCGACGTATGACGAACTCGTCGCGCTCGCAAAGACGAAGGAACTCGCGGCGCGCGCAAAGGACTGGGGCGAATCCGCCCAGCATTACCGAAATATTCATAATCGACTGCGCGAAATTCGCGAGTTACACGCGAGCGTCGGGCGACTCGATCGCCAGCAGATCGTGGGGTTCCGCAACTTCGTCGAATCCGAATTGTCGGCGGTGATATCGTACGAATCGAAAAAGCCGCTGGAAAAACGCAACGAGAAAAAGAAATAGGACGACGCAAGCGCCCCATCGCGGCGCAACGACGATGCCTGAACGCCTGTCGAAAAATAACGCTGCCGATCGCCCGTCGCGCCGAAAACGCTCCGTACGCACGTTCGTTCGCGAGCGGGCGGCGTGTGTTGTTCTGCTTGCCGTACTGTGCGGTTGCAAGGACGAGGTGCCGCCCGGCCGCGCGCCGGAGTCGGCCGCCGCACCCGTGTTGCGCGCGTGTCCGACGAACCTTCGTTTGGATGCCCAAACGCGCACGTGGACGCTTACGAGCGACGCCTGCGAAAGCGCGCTCTCCGGCGCAACGATGCGCGTCAGTTACGAGCAAGGCGGACGCCGGCGCAACGCGACGCTGGCCGACTGGCCGACGCTTGGCGCCGAGGTGCGCGGCGACACCGTCATCTGGAGGCTGTCGGATCATCCGCGCGCGCCGGATTTGCGCGTGACGATCGCGCACGATCCCGCGGGAGGTTCGCTGCGCATCGACACGCTGATGACCGCGCGCGAAGGCGGCGAGGCGATCCGCGTCCGGACGGTCGAGCCGTTTCGCATGGAGGCGGGCGCGTCACTGACGCTGCCGAATCTCGAGGGCCGGCTGCACTGGCTGCACAACGCGTTCGATTCCTGGTCGTACACCGGCGTCGATTCGATCGGCGCCCATAAGGGCGCGCAGCCGAAAAACGAGTGGGGCGTCATGATCCCCGCCGCGAACAACGGGCATTTCGAGACGGATCGCCTTGGCACGGGCTGGTGGGTCGGCGCGGCGCGCGTGGCGAACGGACGCGCGGGATTTGTCGCGGGCGCCCTGTCCGCGCGCGTGTTCAAGACCTATCTCGGCGTGTCGGTCGACGGCGCGGACGCGATCCATTTCGATTTCGTGATGGGCACGCCCGGCGACGCCGTGATGATCCCGCCGGGAGGCGCCGCCGGCTTCGATCCCGCGTACTTCCGATTTTCGGCCGATCTGCCGGCCGCGCTCGACGATTACGCCGAGGCGTTCGCACGCGTCGTGACGCCGCGCGTGTGGGACGGAACGCCGCCGCGCGGCTGGGCAAGCTGGTACGATCTTTTTAGCGACGTGACCGAAGACGACGTGCGCGATCACATCGACATCCTTGCGAACGATCCGTGGGCTCAGGCCGGATGGCGCGTCTTGCAGATCGACGACGGCTACCAGATGGCGTTCGGCGATTGGGAAACGAACGAGAAGTTCCCCTCCGGCATGGACGGCGTCGCGGCGGCGATCGAGGGCGCGGGCCAGGTGCCGGGGTTGTGGATCGCGCCGCTTCTCGTCGCGGACGACGCGCCGCTTTACGACGAGCATCCGGAGTGGATGCTGCACCGCGCCGACGGCAGGCTCATGCATTACGGCGACGTGCTTGGCCGTCGATTCGGCGTCCTTGACGTGACGCACCCCGGCGCCGCGGCGCACGTGCGTTCGATCATCCGCCGCTTCGTTGACGACGGCTATACGTATCTGAAGCTCGACTTTCTCTTTCCCGGCGCGTTCGAGGCGGTGCGGTACGATCCGGACGTCTCGGCGATGCAGGCCTTCGCGCGGGCGTGCGAGATCTTCCGCGACGAGGCGGGCGACGACGTCTTCCTTCTCGCGTCGGGGCAGCCGTTCCTGGGCGTGGTCGGATATTTCCACGCGGCGCGCACGAGCGTGGATATCGCCTACAGCTTCACCGACGCGACGGATTTTCGCGCGAGCGCCAACATCGCGCGCTTCAACGCGGCGCGCGCGTGGAGCGCGCGGTTGTTCGTCCCGGATCCGGACAACCTGCTCGTGCGCGGACCGATGGACGAGGCGAAGGCGTTTACGACGCTATTGTCGAATGTGCTCGCGGGCGGCAACGTGTTTTTGGGCGACGACCTGCGCGATCTCTCGCCGGCGCGCGCCGCGTGGATGACCGATCCGGACGTGCTCGCGCTTGTCGATCTGCCCGGCGCGATGCGGCCGCTCGATCTTTTCGACGAGGCGGCCGAGCGCATCGTATACGCCCCGTATTACGATTGGCTGGTGCGATCGAGCCGAACGCCGATGTTGTGGCGTCGCGGCGACGTACTGGCGGTCTTGAACTTCACGGATCACGACGCCGTGCGCGAGATCGCGGCGTGGGAACTTGGCGCGAACGACGGCGACCGCGTGGTGCTCTCTCCCTATTTCGACGACGGCGAAGAGACGGCATTTGGCGACACGGCGACGATCGCAACGGCGCGGCACGAGTCGCGCGTGTATCGCGTCCGGATTGAACGCGCGGCCGGCGAGCCGCCGCGCCAGGATCTTTCGGGAGGATGACATGCGTTGGCCATCGACAATCGCGCTCCTTTTGCTCGCGCTGGCGTTTTCGCTCGTGCTGTCGCCCGCGTGCGGCGACGACGACGATGACGGCAACGACGAGGCCCCGCGCGATTTCGGCGACGATGACGATACGGGGCCGGGGCCGGACGGCGACGACGACAGTGCAGGAGGCGACGACGACGATGGCGCGGACGACGACGGCGCCGAAGACGATGATGATGAGAATGATGATGATGGCGGCGCCGATGACGACGATCAACTGATTTACCCGTCCGATCCCGCGGACACGGGTCCGTTGCCGGTCGCGCAGAGCGCTGAAAAATACGTCGATCCCGCGAGCGACGACGAGGAGCCCCTTCTCGTGTTTTTCCCGTCGGACGACGGCGGCGCGAGCGTGGACGATCGCGCCGCGCCGTATCCGTTCGTGATCTTCGGGCCGCGGCCGGACATCGACTCGAAATACTACACAAGCTATCTGCGCAACCTCGCGTCGTGGGGATTCATCGTCGCGTTGCGCGGCAACGAGCACAAATCGCACGAGCGCCTGTCGAACGACGAGGTGGGGATCATCAACTGGGCAAGCGCCCGGCACGGCGACGGGCAGAGCGTGTTTTACAATATCTTCGACCTGTCGCGCGTCGCCACGGTGGGGCACGGCCTGGGCGGCAAGATCGCGTTTCTCACCGCGTATCACGACGAGCGCGTGCGGGCGATCGTCGGCCTGGATCCCGACGACAGCCTGCCCGCCTTTCCGCTTCCGATCGAGGACTACCCGTCGGTGGCGCCCGAGCTGATGCAATGGATCGACCGCCCCTCGATGATTATCGGCGCGTCCCTGGGCGGTGATTGCGTCGATCCGGACGAGAACTGGGACGACTTCTACAGCGCCGCGAAAAAGCCGTCGTACGAAATTGTGATGGTGAACGCCGGGCATCTGGATTTCCTGGACAATCCCAACTGCCCCGGCTGCAACATCTGCAACGACGGGCAGACCGATTCCGAGGTCGTGCGAAAGCTCGCGCGGCGATACCTGACGGCGTTTCTTGCCGTGCAGTTGCGCTTCATGGATTCGTACAACACGTGGTTTGCCGGAGACGGCATCGCCGAGGATGTCGCCTCCGGAAAGGTGACGACGAGGAAAAAAGAATGACGGACGAGACACCCGGCCCGCGCTTTTGGCCCGGCGAACGCGTTTACCTGCGCGGCGTCGAGGAAGACGACATCGAGCGCGGACATATGTGGATCAACGATCCGGCGACGACGCGCTTTCTGTTGGCCGGGCGCCGGCCGATCAACCTTGTCGCCGAACGCCAATGGGTCGAGGAGCGCGGCGATCTCATCGACCACGAAATCAGCTTCGCGATCTGCCTGACCGCGAACGATCGCCACATCGGCACGTGCGGGCTGAACGGCATCGAGGGCATCGACCGATTTGCCGTTTTCGGAATCATGATCGGCGAGGCGGACTGCCGCGGCCAGGGATACGGCACGGAGGCGACGCGCCTGTGCGTCGGGTACGCGTTCGATGTGTTGAACCTGCATCGCGTGGAGCTGACGGTGTCGACGAAAAATCCCGCCGCGGTCGCGTGTTATCGCAGGGCCGGTTTCAAGGATGAGGGCCTGCGCCGGCAGACGCGCTGGCGGCGCGGTGCGTGGGAGGACGAAATCCTGATGTCGGTGCTTGTGGAGGAGTGGCGAGTGGCGAGTGGCGAGTGACGAGTGACAAGTTGAATCTTATTGGCGGAAGCGAACGTCATACGTCCATCGTGTCCATTCGGTCCATTGTGTCCATCCATTCGTCGGGCAAGGGCACGGGCACCGGGCAAAAATAATGGAACCGGCATGCGACTCCGATGTCCCATCATTCGAGCGCCGGCGATTTTTCCCTTGAACGAAAGGCCCCGTCAGCTTGTCTCGACGGTAGCGCGGAGCATCCGCGCGGAAGGACAGGTGCGTCATGTCTCGTCATAACAAGACCGCAATCGATGCCGTGTTCGCCCGAAACCACAAGGATTTTCGCAACGAACGCCGCGTGCTCGGCGTCGCGGCGGTCGTGATCCTCGCCCTTTGCCTGACGATGGCGTCGCCTTTTGTGGCGCGCGCCGAGGACGAAATCGGCGCGGGGCAGATCCGCGTGCTGTCGAAGGATTTGAAAAATGTGGAGGTACCGCTCAAACATACCTCCGTCGATGCTCATATTTCCGGCTTCGTGGCGCGCGTCGATGTGACGCAGCATTTCGTCAACACGTTCGACAAGCCGATCGAGGCGGTTTACGTCTTTCCGCTTCCGCACGACGCCGCCGTGCACGACATGACGATGACGATCGGCGAGCGCGTCGTGAAGGGCGTCATCAAGAAGCGCGGCGAGGCGCGCGAGATCTACGAGGCCGCCCGGCAGGCCGGCAAGACGGCGTCGCTTCTCGACCAGGAGCGGCCCAACATCTTCACGCAGTCGATCGCCAACATCATGCCCGGCGACGACATCAAGATCCGCATCAGCTACGCGCAGGCGCTGCCGTACGACAAGGGGCGCTACGAGTTCGTGTTCCCGATGGTCGTCGGCCCGCGCTACATCCCGGGACACGCCATCGGCAAGTCGGGCGGCGGCTGGGCGCCGGATACGGACCGCGTGCCCGACGCCTCGAAGATCACGCCGCCGGTCCTCAAGCCGACCGAGCGCAGCGGGCACGACATCGACATCGCCGTGCACCTGGACGCGGGCGTGCCGGTCGGCGACATCCGCTCGCCCTCGCACATGATCGAGATCGACGACGAAACCGACTCCGGCGCGACGATTCGTCTGGACGAACGCGACACGATTCCGAACAAGGATCTCATCGTGCGTTACGACGTCGCGGGCGAGCAGCCGGGTTTTGGGCTCGTGACATATTCCGACGGCGAGGACGGCTACTTCCTGTTGATGCTTACGCCCAAGGAGCAGTACGCGGAAAAAGAGATCGTGCCGCGCGAGATGATCTTCATCGTCGATTCGTCCGGCAGCCAGTCGGGCGACCCGCTCACGAAATCGAAAGAGGCGGTCAAGCGCGCGCTGCGCGGGCTCCGCGCCGACGATGTGTTCCAGGTGTACGACTTCAACGACATCGTCACGTCGATGGCGCCCGCGCCGGTCCCTGCGACCGCGAAGAACGTCCAGGAGGCCATGCGCTTTGTCGATCAGATCCGGCCGATGGGCGGCACGCGCATGTTGCCCGCGGTGCAGGCGGCGCTGAACTATCCGCCGGCGGAAGGGCGCCTGCGCATTGTCTTCATGACGACCGACGGCTACATCGGCAACGAGACGGAGATCATCAAGGAGATCCACGACAGCCTCGGCGACGCGCGTCTGTTCTCGCTCGGCGTCGGATCGAGCGTGAACCGCTACCTGCTCGTCGAGATGGCGGAGGAAGGCCGCGGATTTTCGCAGTTCGTGCGCCAGGACGAATCGACGAAAGAGGTCGTCGAGACGTTCCACAAGCGCATCGATGCGCCCGTGCTGACCGACATTACGATCGACTGGGGCGGCCTTGCCGTCGCCGATGTCGTGCCCGCGCGCGTGCCGGATCTGTTCGACGGGCAACCGCTCGTATTGTTCGGCAAGTTCACGCGGCCCGGCAGTGGAACCGTGCGGCTGACCGGTACGCGCGGATCGGGCAAGGCGAATCTGACCGCCGACGTCACCTTCCCGCGCGAGGCCGGCGGCAACGACGCGATCGCCAAGATGTGGGCGCGCGCGAGGATCGACAAATACTCCGACCGGATCACGTCGAAGGGCCACACGAAAGAGCTGGAAGAAAAGATCACGGACCTCGGCCTGACGCACAAGCTCATGACGCAATACACCTCGTTCGTCGCGGTCGAGGAAAAGATCCGCAACGAGGGCGGCAAGCAGACGACCGTGCAGGTGCCCGTCGAGATGCCTGAAGGCGTGTCGTACGAAGGCGTGTTCGGCGAAGAAGACGATCTCGCGGAAGGCTCGGCGTTGGGAATGGCGGCCGGCGTGTCCGTTACGAGGTCGAAAAAGCAGATGAACGCGCCGGCGATGGTGGCGCCCGCGAAGACGCGCGCGGCCGATGCCGCCGCGGGTGGATCGGGCAAGGGCCACGGAGGTGTCGCCGCGCCGCCGCCTTATGCGCAGACCATCGCGCCCGACGAGGAGATGATCGGCGGATCGAGCAGCGTCGTCCTTGATCCCATCGCGTATCTCGGCATCAGCGATCAGGAGAAATTTCGCAACGCGCTCGAAACGGCATTCGCCAAGGGCGTCGCGAAAAAGCTCGAGGCGCTGCGCGCGGGCGTGCCGGGCAAGCAGGTCATGGTGCGCCTGACGCTCGACGCAAGCGGCAAGGTGACGAAGGTCGATATCTCGAAGGACACGACGGGCAAGGCCGAGATCGCGAAGGTCTTGAAGGCCGAACTCGCGAAGCAAAGCTTCCCCGCGCCGGGCCATGAGGCGGCCATCGTGTTCTACGTACGGTTCTGAAAAACGAGCGCGAATGACAAACGCCCGCGCCGCGAAATCGGCGCGGGCGTTCGTCTAGCAAACCGCATGTCTTGATTTTGCCGCGCGCTTTGGTTTCGTCATCCCGAGGGGAGCGAAGCGAGCCGAAGGATCTGGCCTCGTCCCGGTTGACGCGTGGCCGGAAACGCCGGCGAGCCGGATCCTTCGCTTCGATCAGGATGACGATGCATGAACGCTCCGGGCGACGATGTCGCAACCCCGTTCTACTTTACGTTGGAGCACGACTCCACCGCGCGCAACTGCCTTGGCGCGGTGACGATGATGTCCGGCCCGTTGCGCGATCGAACCTTGCCGAACACGACGACCTCCCGGCCCCGCAGGTCGTCAAGACGCGCGCTTTTCGCAAGGAGGGGGACGTCGCGCGCGAAGATCGTCACCGTGAAATCGCTTTTCCAGTCCGCGCCGAAATTGAGGTGCGTCACCTTTTCGCTTCGGTGCACCGAACGGACGCGCCCGCAGACCATCGCGAGATCGCCGATCGCGCGATTCGACTTGTCCGCGGAAACGACCTCGCCCGCGCGCCCGGCGAAAAGCCCCTCGCCGCGGCTCCACGCGTCGATCGACGCATCGACGTATTCGTCGAGCGCTTCACGCCCCAGGCATTCGGAGTCCAGAAACGGCGCGCCAAGCCCCGCGGCCAAAAGCTCGTGCGTCACGTCGATGTCGTCCGCCGTGACGCGCGCGAGGCGCCGCCCGTATTTGTCGATCGGCCGCGCCGCGCATTCGACGACGCGCACGTCGCGCCCTTCGACGAGCAGGCGGTTGGCGAGCGCCGCCTCCTCGAAAAACCGCTCGTCTTTTTCGGGCGTGTCGATACCGATGTAGCGAATGGTCGCGCCATCGTCGAGCACGACGGTGTCGCCGTCGATGACCGACGCGACGCGCGCCTTGCGCTCGGCGCCGTCCGCCACGCGCGGCTCGCCGGCGCCGGTCAGGCGATCGAAAAAACCGGGCTTGCCGCCGCCGTCCGACTTTTCCGGCGTGGGAAGCGAACGGAACGGATCGCCTCCGCCGCCGCCGAATCGCTCGTAGAGAAACGCGGCACCCGCGACGACCGCGACGACAAGGACGAGCCGCGCGACGATGGCCGCGCGGCCAAGGCGCGCCATCAGTGCGCCTCCGACCAGTTGGCCGCGGCGCGCGCATCGACAACAAGCGGCACGTCGAGCGTGACCACGTTTTGCATCGTGTCGATCGCGATCGACGTCGCCTGTTCGACGAATTCGTCCTTCACCTCGAAGACAAGCTCGTCGTGCACCTGCAACACCATCGCCATCGGCAATCTCTCGTCGCGGATTTTCGCGTGCAGGCGGATCATCGCGAGCTTGATGATATCCGCGGCGGAGCCCTGAATCGGCGAATTCACGGCGAGACGCTCGCCGAACGCGATCTCGTTGCGATTACCCGACCGAAGCTGCGGGATCGCGCGGCGGCGCCCCATGATCGTCTCGGCATACCCTTTCGTGCGCGCGGACTCGACGCACCTGTCGATGAACGCGCGGACGCCGGCGAAGCGTTCGAAATAGGCGTTGATGAACGCCTGCGCGTCCGTGCGCGAGATGCCGAGGTCGTTGGCGAGGCGAAACGCGCCCATGCCGTACACGATGCCGAAGTTGATCGCCTTGGCCTGTCGGCGCATTTCGGGCGTCACGCCGTCGGGCGCCACGCCGAAGATTTCCGCGGCGGTCGCGCGGTGGATGTCGCCGCCGGCGAGGAACGCCGCGCGCATCGCCGCGTCATGCGACATATGCGCGAGGATGCGCAACTCGACCTGTGAGTAGTCGGCGGCCAGCAGCCGATGCCCGGGCGCGGCGATGAATCCCTCGCGAATGCGCCGGCCCTCGTTCGTGCGGATCGGAATGTTTTGCAGATTCGGATCGGACGACGAAAGGCGCCCCGTCGCCGCAACGGACTGGTGAAAGCTCGTGTGCAGGCGGCCGGTATTCGGATTGACGAGCTGCGGCAGCGTATCAACGTATGTGCTCTTCAGCTTGTGCAGTGCCCGGTAATCGAGCATGAGTTTCGCGACGATATGCAATGGAGCGAGGCTTTCCAGCACCTGCACGTCGGTCGAATAACCTGTCTTTGTCTTCTTGCCCGTCGGCAGTTTCAGGCGCTCGAACAAAACCTCGGCGACCTGCCGGGGGCTGTTGAGATTGAAGTCGCACCCCGCCTCGCCGCAGATGCGTTTTTCAAGCAGCGCCAGGTCGCGCGTCATCGCCTCGGACAGCTTCGCGAAGTGCTTCGGATCGACCAGCATACCGTGCCGCTCCATCGAAACGAGCACCTCCACAAGCGGCATCTCCAGTTCGTGGAACAGCTTGCGCATGCCCTCGCCGTCTAGGCGCTTGTCGAGAATCCCCGCGAGCAGCCAGGTGACGTGCGCGTCCTCCGCGGCGTAGTCGCGCGCCGTTTCCACGTCCACCTCGTCGAATCCCTTTTGCTTGCCGCGCCCGATCGTGGTGACGTCGCGGTATTTGATCGTGTCGTGTTCGAGATAACGCCTGGCGAGCGCGTCCATGCCGTGCGTCGCCGCGTCCGCGTCGAGCAGATACGACGCGATCATCGTGTCCGTCTCGACGCCGGCTACCTCGACACCCGCGTTCGCCAGCACGATCCAGTCGTATTTGATGTTCTGCCCGATCTTGCGCGCCTTCGCGTCGGCCATGAGCGCGCGCAACCGGTCGAGCACGAAATCGGGCGACAATTGCTTCGGCACGCCCAGATAGTGATGCGCGACCGGCACGTAATACGCGTCGTCGTCGCCGCAGCAAAAAGACAGGCCGACAATGCGCGCGCGCATCGGTTCCGGGCTCGTCGTTTCGAGATCGAACGCAAATCGCCCAGCCTTCGCGAGGCGATCGATCATCGCGGCGAGATCCGGCTCGGCCAGCACGAGATGGTATTTCTCGCGCGAGACGGCCGACGCCGCGGCCTTCGCGGGCGCGGGCGGCGCGGCGTCATCGATGGCGCGCAGCAGGCTCGAAAGTTCGTACTCCGTGAAAAACGCGCGCAGCGTTTCCTTGTCCGGCTCGGCGACGCGCAATTCGTCGAGCGCAAGATCGATCGGCAGGTCGCGCTTGATCGCGACGAGCTGCCGCGAAAGCAGCGCCTTGTCCTTGTTGTCGCGAATCTTCTCGCCGAGCTTCCCGGGAATCTCGTCCGCGCGCGCGAGCACCGCGTCGAGCGAGCCGAACTGCGCGATGAGTTTGGCGGCGGTCTTTTCGCCGACGCCGGGCAGGCCCGGCACGTTGTCCGACGTGTCGCCCGCCATCGCGAGAAAATCGACCACGACCTCCGGCCCGCCGCCGAAGCGCTCGGCGAGATCGCGGTGCGTCGTCACCCGGTCTTTCATCGTGTCGAGCATCGTGACGCCTTCGGCAAGGAGCTGGCACAGATCCTTGTCGGACGAGACGAGCACGACCTCGTAGCCCTTGCCGCGCGCTTCGTCCGCGAGCGTCGCGATGATGTCGTCCGCCTCGAAACCCGGCAT from bacterium carries:
- a CDS encoding prenyltransferase translates to MVTQSMSQEAPVSLVAAWLRAIGLFRGFLIVSLIPYSIGVMVAWKIAGRLDALAFGVALAGVWLVHAGANLLNDYYDHLSGTDDQNDVRTPFSGGTRVIQDELLSARAIRNAGWLAFVAAAPVFAYLAQLRGPMVLGYAAAGATAGIFYTARPVGLAYRGLGEVTIGVVFGPLLAAFGAYVQMGRVPAEALASGVVLGLWSAAIITVNEVPDFAADEEAGKNNLVVRLGPDRGLLLWTLLLWAAVAAIFGFVLAGMLPKRAIVALLVAFPVVILTRNPRDRLVEIEDLVAACRYTILSYIGLWLLLLAGLFFARTL
- a CDS encoding alpha-galactosidase, giving the protein MPERLSKNNAADRPSRRKRSVRTFVRERAACVVLLAVLCGCKDEVPPGRAPESAAAPVLRACPTNLRLDAQTRTWTLTSDACESALSGATMRVSYEQGGRRRNATLADWPTLGAEVRGDTVIWRLSDHPRAPDLRVTIAHDPAGGSLRIDTLMTAREGGEAIRVRTVEPFRMEAGASLTLPNLEGRLHWLHNAFDSWSYTGVDSIGAHKGAQPKNEWGVMIPAANNGHFETDRLGTGWWVGAARVANGRAGFVAGALSARVFKTYLGVSVDGADAIHFDFVMGTPGDAVMIPPGGAAGFDPAYFRFSADLPAALDDYAEAFARVVTPRVWDGTPPRGWASWYDLFSDVTEDDVRDHIDILANDPWAQAGWRVLQIDDGYQMAFGDWETNEKFPSGMDGVAAAIEGAGQVPGLWIAPLLVADDAPLYDEHPEWMLHRADGRLMHYGDVLGRRFGVLDVTHPGAAAHVRSIIRRFVDDGYTYLKLDFLFPGAFEAVRYDPDVSAMQAFARACEIFRDEAGDDVFLLASGQPFLGVVGYFHAARTSVDIAYSFTDATDFRASANIARFNAARAWSARLFVPDPDNLLVRGPMDEAKAFTTLLSNVLAGGNVFLGDDLRDLSPARAAWMTDPDVLALVDLPGAMRPLDLFDEAAERIVYAPYYDWLVRSSRTPMLWRRGDVLAVLNFTDHDAVREIAAWELGANDGDRVVLSPYFDDGEETAFGDTATIATARHESRVYRVRIERAAGEPPRQDLSGG
- a CDS encoding GNAT family N-acetyltransferase; the encoded protein is MTDETPGPRFWPGERVYLRGVEEDDIERGHMWINDPATTRFLLAGRRPINLVAERQWVEERGDLIDHEISFAICLTANDRHIGTCGLNGIEGIDRFAVFGIMIGEADCRGQGYGTEATRLCVGYAFDVLNLHRVELTVSTKNPAAVACYRRAGFKDEGLRRQTRWRRGAWEDEILMSVLVEEWRVASGE
- a CDS encoding VWA domain-containing protein, with protein sequence MSRHNKTAIDAVFARNHKDFRNERRVLGVAAVVILALCLTMASPFVARAEDEIGAGQIRVLSKDLKNVEVPLKHTSVDAHISGFVARVDVTQHFVNTFDKPIEAVYVFPLPHDAAVHDMTMTIGERVVKGVIKKRGEAREIYEAARQAGKTASLLDQERPNIFTQSIANIMPGDDIKIRISYAQALPYDKGRYEFVFPMVVGPRYIPGHAIGKSGGGWAPDTDRVPDASKITPPVLKPTERSGHDIDIAVHLDAGVPVGDIRSPSHMIEIDDETDSGATIRLDERDTIPNKDLIVRYDVAGEQPGFGLVTYSDGEDGYFLLMLTPKEQYAEKEIVPREMIFIVDSSGSQSGDPLTKSKEAVKRALRGLRADDVFQVYDFNDIVTSMAPAPVPATAKNVQEAMRFVDQIRPMGGTRMLPAVQAALNYPPAEGRLRIVFMTTDGYIGNETEIIKEIHDSLGDARLFSLGVGSSVNRYLLVEMAEEGRGFSQFVRQDESTKEVVETFHKRIDAPVLTDITIDWGGLAVADVVPARVPDLFDGQPLVLFGKFTRPGSGTVRLTGTRGSGKANLTADVTFPREAGGNDAIAKMWARARIDKYSDRITSKGHTKELEEKITDLGLTHKLMTQYTSFVAVEEKIRNEGGKQTTVQVPVEMPEGVSYEGVFGEEDDLAEGSALGMAAGVSVTRSKKQMNAPAMVAPAKTRAADAAAGGSGKGHGGVAAPPPYAQTIAPDEEMIGGSSSVVLDPIAYLGISDQEKFRNALETAFAKGVAKKLEALRAGVPGKQVMVRLTLDASGKVTKVDISKDTTGKAEIAKVLKAELAKQSFPAPGHEAAIVFYVRF
- a CDS encoding thermonuclease family protein; translation: MARLGRAAIVARLVLVVAVVAGAAFLYERFGGGGGDPFRSLPTPEKSDGGGKPGFFDRLTGAGEPRVADGAERKARVASVIDGDTVVLDDGATIRYIGIDTPEKDERFFEEAALANRLLVEGRDVRVVECAARPIDKYGRRLARVTADDIDVTHELLAAGLGAPFLDSECLGREALDEYVDASIDAWSRGEGLFAGRAGEVVSADKSNRAIGDLAMVCGRVRSVHRSEKVTHLNFGADWKSDFTVTIFARDVPLLAKSARLDDLRGREVVVFGKVRSRNGPDIIVTAPRQLRAVESCSNVK
- the polA gene encoding DNA polymerase I, with translation MTTPDNDPSPRRLFLVDGSGFIFRAFYAIRRLSTSGGVPTNAVYGFAQMMQKLMRDERPTHVAVVFDTKEPTFRHAIDPAYKANRTEPPDDLIPQFEIIRKLVDAYGWRRLEMPGFEADDIIATLADEARGKGYEVVLVSSDKDLCQLLAEGVTMLDTMKDRVTTHRDLAERFGGGPEVVVDFLAMAGDTSDNVPGLPGVGEKTAAKLIAQFGSLDAVLARADEIPGKLGEKIRDNKDKALLSRQLVAIKRDLPIDLALDELRVAEPDKETLRAFFTEYELSSLLRAIDDAAPPAPAKAAASAVSREKYHLVLAEPDLAAMIDRLAKAGRFAFDLETTSPEPMRARIVGLSFCCGDDDAYYVPVAHHYLGVPKQLSPDFVLDRLRALMADAKARKIGQNIKYDWIVLANAGVEVAGVETDTMIASYLLDADAATHGMDALARRYLEHDTIKYRDVTTIGRGKQKGFDEVDVETARDYAAEDAHVTWLLAGILDKRLDGEGMRKLFHELEMPLVEVLVSMERHGMLVDPKHFAKLSEAMTRDLALLEKRICGEAGCDFNLNSPRQVAEVLFERLKLPTGKKTKTGYSTDVQVLESLAPLHIVAKLMLDYRALHKLKSTYVDTLPQLVNPNTGRLHTSFHQSVAATGRLSSSDPNLQNIPIRTNEGRRIREGFIAAPGHRLLAADYSQVELRILAHMSHDAAMRAAFLAGGDIHRATAAEIFGVAPDGVTPEMRRQAKAINFGIVYGMGAFRLANDLGISRTDAQAFINAYFERFAGVRAFIDRCVESARTKGYAETIMGRRRAIPQLRSGNRNEIAFGERLAVNSPIQGSAADIIKLAMIRLHAKIRDERLPMAMVLQVHDELVFEVKDEFVEQATSIAIDTMQNVVTLDVPLVVDARAAANWSEAH